In a single window of the Deinococcus aetherius genome:
- the sodA gene encoding superoxide dismutase [Mn], whose translation MAYQLPDLPYPENALEPHIDARTMNIHRTKHHQTYVDNANKALEGTEFADMPVEQLITQLDQVPSDKKNVLRNNAGGHANHSLFWQVMTPQGQGQPSGELMQAIEQAFGSFDAFKQKFEDAAKTRFGSGWAWLVVQNGQLAVVSTANQDNPLMGEATAGVSGTPILGVDVWEHAYYLNYQNKRPDYLAAFWNVVNWDEVARRYQAARSQ comes from the coding sequence ATGGCCTACCAACTTCCCGACCTGCCCTACCCCGAGAACGCCCTGGAGCCCCACATCGACGCGCGGACGATGAACATCCACCGCACCAAGCACCACCAGACGTACGTGGACAACGCGAACAAGGCGCTGGAGGGCACCGAGTTCGCGGACATGCCTGTCGAGCAGCTCATCACCCAGCTCGATCAGGTCCCCAGCGACAAGAAGAACGTCCTGCGCAACAACGCGGGCGGCCACGCCAACCACAGCCTCTTCTGGCAGGTCATGACGCCGCAGGGGCAGGGCCAGCCGAGCGGCGAACTGATGCAGGCCATAGAGCAGGCCTTCGGGTCCTTCGACGCCTTCAAGCAGAAGTTCGAGGACGCCGCCAAGACGCGCTTCGGCTCGGGCTGGGCGTGGCTCGTCGTGCAAAACGGGCAGCTCGCGGTGGTCAGCACCGCCAACCAGGACAACCCGCTGATGGGCGAGGCGACTGCGGGCGTGAGCGGCACCCCGATCCTGGGCGTGGACGTGTGGGAGCACGCCTACTACCTGAACTACCAGAACAAGCGCCCCGACTACCTGGCGGCCTTCTGGAACGTCGTGAACTGGGACGAGGTGGCCCGGCGCTACCAGGCGGCGCGGTCGCAGTAA
- a CDS encoding tripartite tricarboxylate transporter permease translates to MEALTALFAGFETALTPLNLLWALVGVTLGTLVGVLPGIGPALTVALLLPVTAKLPPVSAFIMFAGIYYGGMFGGSTTSILLNTPGESSSIITALEGNKMARRGRAAAALATAAIGSFVAGTIGTMLLTFAAPAIAEIAVQIPPSAKFALIMLAFVTISATFGGSPLRGLVSLFLGLAVGLIGTDLQSGQARFTLGRPELLDGIDFITVVIGLFAIGETLYVASRLRRDRASVIKLEGNASMTRQDWRRSWKPWLRGTALGFPFGAIPAGGAEIPTFLSYTLEKRLSKHPEEFGKGAIEGVAGPEAANNAAAAGVLVPLLTLGLPTSATAAILLAAFQQYGLQPGPLLFVTNADLVWGLIASLYIGNVMLLALNLPLAPIWARLLLIPRPFLYAGILVFSTVGVYSLNNSVFDLILLALFGVIGYGMRRFDFPVTPAIIGVILGPTAESQFRTALQQSNGDFGIFARQPLTAFILVVVALALILPPILRARAARRA, encoded by the coding sequence ATGGAAGCCCTGACCGCCCTGTTCGCGGGCTTCGAGACCGCGCTGACGCCCCTCAACCTCCTGTGGGCGCTCGTCGGGGTCACGCTGGGGACCCTGGTCGGCGTGCTGCCCGGCATCGGCCCGGCGCTCACGGTCGCGCTGCTGCTGCCCGTGACCGCCAAACTGCCCCCGGTCAGCGCCTTCATCATGTTCGCGGGCATCTACTACGGGGGCATGTTCGGCGGCTCGACCACCTCCATCCTGCTCAACACGCCCGGCGAGTCGAGTTCGATCATCACGGCGCTGGAGGGCAACAAGATGGCCCGCCGGGGCCGCGCCGCCGCCGCGCTCGCCACCGCCGCCATCGGGTCCTTCGTGGCGGGGACTATCGGGACGATGTTGCTCACCTTCGCCGCCCCCGCCATCGCCGAGATCGCGGTGCAGATTCCGCCGTCGGCCAAGTTCGCCCTGATCATGCTCGCCTTCGTGACTATCAGCGCGACCTTCGGGGGCAGTCCCCTGCGCGGGCTCGTGAGTCTGTTCCTCGGCCTCGCGGTCGGCCTGATCGGCACCGACCTCCAGAGCGGGCAGGCCCGCTTCACCCTGGGCCGCCCCGAACTCCTCGACGGCATCGACTTCATCACGGTGGTGATCGGCCTGTTCGCCATCGGCGAGACGTTGTACGTGGCGAGCCGACTGCGCCGGGACAGGGCGAGCGTCATCAAGCTCGAAGGCAACGCCTCCATGACCCGGCAGGACTGGCGCCGCAGTTGGAAACCCTGGCTGCGCGGCACGGCGCTGGGCTTCCCCTTCGGCGCGATCCCGGCGGGGGGCGCCGAGATTCCCACCTTCCTGAGCTACACCCTGGAAAAACGGCTCAGCAAACACCCCGAGGAGTTCGGCAAGGGCGCCATCGAGGGGGTCGCCGGGCCCGAGGCCGCCAACAACGCCGCCGCCGCCGGGGTCCTCGTGCCCCTGCTCACCCTGGGCCTGCCGACGAGCGCGACCGCCGCCATCCTGCTCGCCGCCTTCCAGCAGTACGGGCTGCAACCGGGGCCGCTGCTCTTCGTCACGAACGCCGATCTCGTGTGGGGCCTGATCGCCTCGCTCTACATCGGGAACGTGATGCTGCTCGCGCTGAACCTGCCCCTCGCGCCGATCTGGGCGCGGCTGCTGCTGATTCCCCGCCCGTTCCTGTACGCCGGAATTTTGGTCTTCTCGACGGTCGGCGTGTACTCGCTGAACAACAGCGTCTTCGACCTCATCCTGCTCGCCCTCTTCGGGGTGATCGGGTACGGGATGCGCCGCTTCGACTTCCCGGTCACGCCCGCGATCATCGGCGTCATCCTGGGGCCAACGGCGGAGTCACAGTTCCGTACGGCGCTCCAGCAGAGCAACGGGGACTTCGGCATCTTCGCGCGGCAACCACTGACGGCCTTCATCCTGGTCGTCGTGGCGCTCGCGCTGATCCTGCCGCCGATCCTGCGGGCACGGGCGGCGCGGCGAGCGTAG
- a CDS encoding tripartite tricarboxylate transporter TctB family protein, protein MQDVPPSVSNDVSPVTGRRGVSVPDLLVALGVTVLGVLLLIGTLQIPFGINAVVGPRVFPLIVSVGMTVLGALLTVNALRGERAEPAAEEDTDPNAPVNLGAAGIILGGFLLGAVLLPSLGFVLGTALMYFAVAYAFGERRWGLMVVVALVVALVTYEVFTRGLGLTLPPGVLRGII, encoded by the coding sequence ATGCAAGACGTTCCGCCCTCCGTTTCCAACGACGTGTCTCCTGTGACGGGACGGCGTGGGGTCAGCGTGCCCGACCTCCTCGTCGCCCTGGGGGTGACGGTGCTCGGCGTGCTGCTCTTGATCGGCACCCTGCAAATCCCCTTCGGCATCAACGCGGTCGTGGGCCCGCGCGTCTTTCCCCTGATCGTGAGCGTCGGCATGACCGTCCTCGGGGCACTCCTCACCGTGAATGCCCTGCGGGGAGAGCGAGCCGAACCCGCCGCCGAGGAGGACACCGACCCGAACGCGCCCGTGAACCTGGGGGCCGCCGGTATCATCCTGGGCGGCTTCCTGCTCGGCGCGGTGCTGCTGCCCTCGCTGGGCTTCGTGCTCGGCACGGCCTTGATGTACTTCGCGGTGGCCTACGCGTTCGGCGAGCGGCGCTGGGGGCTGATGGTGGTCGTGGCGCTCGTCGTGGCGCTCGTCACCTACGAGGTCTTCACCCGGGGCCTGGGCCTGACGCTGCCGCCCGGCGTGCTAAGGGGGATCATCTAG
- a CDS encoding Bug family tripartite tricarboxylate transporter substrate binding protein, with translation MKKALSLAVLTALAPLAAAQSLGNLRIMAPASPGGGWDQTSRAIQTVLQNENIVKPVQVFNVPGAGGTIGLAQLYNSKGDGNLLMTMGLVMVGAIQTNSSKVDLSRVTPIARLTGEYEVVVVPAQSPYKTMADLTAAWKANPGGVAFAGGSAGGTDHMLVGLLAKAAGVDPRKMNYVPFSGGGETLAAVLGNQVAAGVAGYGEFEAQIKAGKLRAIGISAPRRQAGIPVPTFKEQGLNVELANWRGIVAPPGIGAEQKAALVAAMDRLHASKEWKDTLATRKWTDLYLSGSKFDVYLKVEANRTKNILKDIGLVK, from the coding sequence ATGAAGAAAGCTCTGTCCCTCGCCGTGCTGACGGCCCTCGCCCCCCTCGCCGCCGCCCAGAGCCTAGGCAACCTGCGCATCATGGCCCCCGCCAGCCCCGGCGGCGGCTGGGACCAGACCTCGCGCGCCATCCAAACCGTCTTGCAGAACGAGAACATCGTCAAGCCGGTGCAGGTGTTCAACGTGCCCGGGGCGGGCGGCACCATCGGCCTCGCGCAGCTCTACAACTCCAAGGGCGACGGCAACCTGCTGATGACGATGGGTCTGGTGATGGTGGGCGCCATCCAGACGAACTCCAGCAAAGTGGACCTCAGCCGCGTGACCCCCATCGCCCGCCTGACCGGCGAGTACGAGGTCGTCGTCGTGCCCGCCCAGAGCCCCTACAAGACGATGGCGGACCTGACCGCCGCGTGGAAGGCGAACCCCGGCGGGGTGGCCTTCGCGGGCGGCAGCGCGGGCGGCACCGACCACATGCTCGTGGGTCTGCTCGCCAAGGCGGCGGGCGTGGACCCCAGGAAGATGAACTACGTCCCCTTCAGCGGCGGCGGCGAGACGCTGGCGGCGGTCCTGGGCAATCAGGTCGCGGCGGGTGTCGCCGGGTACGGCGAGTTCGAGGCGCAGATCAAGGCCGGGAAGCTGCGGGCCATCGGCATCAGCGCGCCCCGGCGTCAGGCGGGCATTCCGGTCCCCACCTTCAAGGAGCAGGGCCTGAACGTCGAACTCGCCAACTGGCGCGGCATCGTGGCCCCTCCTGGCATCGGTGCCGAGCAGAAGGCCGCCCTCGTCGCCGCGATGGACCGGCTGCACGCCTCCAAGGAGTGGAAAGACACCCTCGCCACCCGCAAGTGGACGGACCTGTACCTCAGCGGCAGCAAATTCGACGTGTACCTCAAGGTCGAGGCCAACCGCACCAAGAACATCCTCAAGGACATCGGGCTCGTCAAGTAA
- a CDS encoding ATP-binding protein: protein MSRSPRTRPRLGLQDRLVRLHLLVLCAMTAVLVGVQTAYLYTQARERLGERAITTSRLVARLPFVIQGAEAGGQNPALNARVNALRDAAEADFIVVGNRRGIRLAHPVPERLGQPMEGGDNGEPLAGREAVSVARGSLGVSVRGKVPVWAGGVPGGRVVGVVSTGYLMPQAWHLVAQALLTLAPWFLLALGLGTVGAVWTARRLRAEILNLEPEQIAALVGQHRAVLAALREGVIAVDAQGCVTLASDRAGEALSPGTPTPYHLAAVWPELAALPVARQQNVELTLKGQPVLVNVEPLEGGGFVASFRDRAEALALADELTHARGFVDVLRAQSHEYQNRLHVLSGLLQLGRPQEALRMLSAEIEADAQFRALLRDVQVPRLVALLAGKRERAQELGIDFQVAPESGLSPVWERHADTLFTAVGNLTENAFEALGGRPGTVTVLIGEDPEGAQIEVQDDGPGIEGELAARLFTRGASSKGEGRGYGLAGVAARVAALGGTIRYTRRGGRTVFQVSLPTPVQVASLERA from the coding sequence ATGTCGCGCTCCCCCCGCACTCGGCCCCGCCTGGGCTTGCAGGACCGCCTCGTACGGCTGCATCTGCTCGTGCTGTGTGCCATGACGGCGGTGCTCGTGGGGGTGCAGACGGCCTACCTCTACACCCAGGCCCGCGAGCGGCTGGGCGAGCGGGCGATCACGACGAGCCGCCTGGTGGCCCGCCTGCCCTTCGTGATCCAGGGGGCGGAGGCGGGCGGGCAGAACCCGGCCCTCAACGCCCGGGTGAACGCCCTGCGCGACGCGGCGGAGGCGGACTTCATCGTGGTGGGGAACCGGCGGGGCATCCGGCTCGCCCACCCCGTCCCCGAGCGGCTGGGGCAGCCGATGGAGGGCGGGGACAACGGCGAACCCCTGGCGGGCCGCGAGGCCGTGAGCGTGGCGCGCGGCAGCCTGGGCGTGAGCGTGCGGGGCAAGGTGCCCGTGTGGGCGGGCGGCGTGCCGGGCGGGCGCGTGGTCGGCGTGGTGAGCACGGGCTACCTGATGCCGCAGGCGTGGCACCTCGTCGCGCAGGCTCTCCTCACCCTGGCCCCGTGGTTCCTGCTCGCCCTCGGCCTGGGCACCGTGGGGGCGGTCTGGACGGCGCGGCGGCTGCGGGCCGAGATCCTGAACCTCGAACCCGAGCAGATCGCCGCGCTCGTGGGGCAGCACCGGGCGGTCCTCGCGGCGCTGCGGGAGGGGGTGATCGCGGTGGACGCCCAAGGCTGCGTCACCCTCGCCAGCGACCGGGCGGGGGAGGCGCTCTCGCCCGGCACGCCCACCCCGTACCACCTCGCCGCCGTGTGGCCCGAACTCGCCGCGCTGCCCGTGGCGCGGCAGCAGAACGTGGAACTCACCCTGAAGGGGCAGCCCGTCCTCGTGAACGTGGAGCCGCTGGAGGGGGGCGGGTTCGTCGCCTCCTTCCGCGACCGGGCGGAGGCGCTCGCGCTCGCCGACGAACTCACCCACGCGCGGGGCTTCGTGGACGTGCTGCGCGCCCAGTCGCACGAGTACCAGAACCGACTCCACGTCCTGTCGGGTCTGCTGCAACTCGGCCGCCCCCAGGAGGCGCTGCGGATGCTCAGCGCCGAGATCGAGGCGGACGCGCAGTTCCGGGCCCTCTTGCGCGACGTGCAGGTGCCCCGGCTCGTCGCCCTCCTCGCCGGGAAGCGCGAGCGGGCGCAGGAACTCGGGATCGACTTCCAGGTCGCGCCGGAAAGCGGCCTCTCGCCCGTGTGGGAGAGGCACGCCGACACGCTCTTCACCGCCGTGGGCAACCTCACCGAGAACGCCTTCGAGGCGCTGGGAGGGCGCCCCGGCACCGTCACCGTCCTCATCGGTGAGGACCCCGAGGGCGCGCAGATCGAGGTGCAGGACGACGGGCCCGGGATCGAAGGCGAGCTGGCCGCCCGGCTCTTCACCCGGGGGGCGAGCAGCAAGGGGGAGGGGCGCGGCTATGGGCTGGCGGGGGTGGCGGCGCGGGTGGCGGCGCTCGGCGGGACTATCCGTTACACCCGGCGCGGAGGGCGGACGGTCTTTCAGGTGAGCCTCCCGACGCCGGTTCAGGTGGCCTCCCTGGAGCGCGCGTGA
- a CDS encoding response regulator transcription factor: MTRVRVLLVEDDLRVARVNRDLLERDPDVHVVGSAATLAQGDALAQALAPDLILLDVYLPDGSGLGLLRHWRAQGRTTDVALITAADDEASVKAALAQGAFDYLIKPFTGARLAEVVSRHRARRTARGTLDQAHLDRLLGVGTGPGVPEPLPRGIDPHTLERVAQVLAGAPDALSAEEVGDRTHLSRVTAWRYLEHLVRVGRASLDHQYGLAGRPAKLYRARAEDSSGGGG; encoded by the coding sequence GTGACCCGGGTGCGGGTGCTCCTCGTGGAGGACGACCTGCGGGTCGCCCGGGTGAACCGTGACCTGCTGGAGCGCGACCCGGACGTGCATGTGGTCGGCAGCGCGGCGACGCTCGCGCAGGGGGACGCCCTCGCGCAGGCGCTCGCCCCCGACCTGATCCTGCTCGACGTGTACCTGCCCGACGGGAGCGGGCTGGGGCTGCTGCGCCACTGGCGGGCCCAGGGCCGCACGACCGACGTGGCCCTGATCACCGCCGCCGACGACGAGGCGAGCGTCAAGGCCGCGCTGGCGCAGGGGGCCTTCGACTACCTGATCAAACCCTTCACGGGGGCGCGGCTCGCGGAGGTGGTGAGTAGGCACCGGGCCCGCCGCACCGCCCGGGGCACCCTCGACCAGGCCCACCTCGACCGCCTGCTGGGGGTGGGGACGGGGCCGGGCGTCCCCGAGCCCCTGCCCCGCGGCATCGACCCGCACACGCTGGAGCGGGTGGCGCAGGTGCTCGCGGGGGCGCCGGACGCGCTCAGCGCGGAGGAGGTCGGCGACCGGACGCACCTCTCGCGGGTCACCGCCTGGCGCTACCTCGAACACCTTGTGCGGGTGGGGCGGGCGAGCCTCGATCACCAGTACGGGCTCGCCGGGCGCCCCGCCAAGCTCTACCGCGCTCGGGCGGAGGACTCCTCCGGCGGGGGCGGCTAG
- a CDS encoding inorganic pyrophosphatase, whose translation MRAGSGQAVEGVVEWTRGEVDRFVPRGGEVVPYRREARPAPGNYGCLRGTLNPADGTEVDAVWLGAPLPVGKRVPAAPSGLLWLADGDHKVVFGTTGEREVAALLAWFPPERGARLLGPADAAAWLASLTPADQELTTSPPR comes from the coding sequence TTGAGGGCAGGCTCAGGCCAAGCGGTCGAGGGCGTGGTCGAGTGGACGCGCGGCGAGGTGGACCGCTTTGTGCCGCGCGGCGGCGAAGTCGTGCCTTACCGCCGGGAGGCGCGGCCCGCCCCTGGCAACTACGGCTGCCTGCGCGGAACGCTCAACCCCGCCGACGGGACGGAGGTGGACGCCGTGTGGCTGGGCGCCCCGCTCCCCGTCGGCAAGCGTGTGCCCGCCGCGCCCTCGGGCCTGCTGTGGCTTGCCGACGGGGACCACAAGGTCGTCTTCGGGACGACCGGGGAACGCGAGGTGGCGGCCCTGCTCGCCTGGTTTCCCCCAGAACGCGGGGCGCGGCTCCTCGGACCGGCGGATGCGGCGGCGTGGCTGGCGTCCCTGACCCCGGCGGATCAGGAATTGACGACCAGCCCCCCGCGCTGA
- a CDS encoding 16S rRNA (uracil(1498)-N(3))-methyltransferase produces MASHRVRVDALAPEMTLGPREARHLHVLRLGPGDPVRVFDGRGAEAEATVGALDEGRAVLTLGRALAGVAETPQPVTLAAPLLKGDKLADVVRAATELGVARVQLVITRHADAREIGDQKLLRLRRVAEEASKQSRRAVTPEVLSPVSLAELRWEGSLFVAQPGATARLTDYLAWDAPVTLLAGPEGGLADAEVAALETRGAVAVTLGPRILRAETAPVALLGALVATGV; encoded by the coding sequence ATGGCCTCCCACCGTGTCCGGGTGGACGCCCTGGCCCCCGAGATGACGCTGGGCCCCCGCGAGGCGCGGCACCTCCACGTCCTGCGCCTGGGGCCCGGTGACCCCGTGCGGGTGTTCGACGGGCGCGGGGCGGAGGCGGAGGCCACGGTCGGGGCGCTCGACGAGGGACGGGCGGTGCTCACCCTCGGGCGGGCGCTCGCGGGGGTCGCCGAGACGCCGCAGCCCGTCACCCTCGCCGCGCCGCTGCTCAAGGGGGACAAACTCGCGGACGTGGTGAGGGCGGCCACCGAACTCGGGGTGGCGCGCGTGCAACTCGTAATCACCCGCCACGCCGACGCCCGCGAGATCGGGGACCAGAAGCTCCTGAGGTTGCGCCGCGTCGCCGAGGAGGCGAGCAAGCAGTCGCGCCGGGCCGTCACGCCCGAGGTCCTCTCCCCCGTTTCCCTCGCAGAGCTGAGGTGGGAGGGAAGCCTCTTCGTGGCTCAGCCCGGCGCCACCGCCCGCCTGACCGATTACCTGGCCTGGGACGCCCCCGTGACGCTCCTCGCCGGCCCGGAGGGGGGACTGGCCGACGCGGAGGTCGCGGCCCTGGAAACGCGGGGCGCGGTCGCCGTCACGCTCGGCCCCCGCATCCTGCGCGCGGAGACGGCCCCGGTGGCGCTCCTGGGGGCGCTGGTGGCAACCGGGGTGTGA
- a CDS encoding 50S ribosomal protein L11 methyltransferase — MLVYVLPGTLETREADLDLLWEAGATGLEERAGMVRAYFPARAELPAPVADGEWREEADQDWQSEFKRTLRPVRAGRVTIVPPWLREEVEPGRISLVIEPGMAFGTGHHETTRLAVEALSGLNLAELGPNGTGARVLDVGTGSGVLAIAAVLLGARIAVGIDIDPITIPIADENAEINGVQERVLFLEGALGEVSVRFNERGVMAYDVVIANLYAELHDLLAGEYAALLSRQGGVVILTGILTTKLPLVRDALNREGFTDARETLDGEWALVIARAP, encoded by the coding sequence ATGCTCGTGTACGTGCTGCCCGGCACCCTGGAGACCCGCGAAGCCGACCTCGACCTGCTGTGGGAGGCGGGGGCGACCGGCCTGGAGGAGCGCGCGGGCATGGTGCGTGCCTACTTCCCGGCCCGCGCCGAGTTGCCCGCGCCCGTCGCGGACGGCGAGTGGCGCGAGGAGGCCGACCAGGACTGGCAATCGGAGTTCAAGCGCACCCTGCGCCCGGTGCGGGCGGGCCGCGTGACCATCGTGCCGCCCTGGCTGCGGGAGGAGGTGGAGCCCGGCCGGATTTCGCTCGTGATCGAGCCCGGCATGGCCTTCGGGACCGGGCACCACGAGACGACGCGGCTGGCGGTGGAGGCGCTGTCGGGGCTGAATCTGGCGGAGCTTGGGCCGAACGGGACGGGGGCGCGTGTGCTCGACGTGGGCACCGGGAGCGGGGTGCTCGCCATCGCGGCGGTGCTGCTGGGGGCGAGAATCGCGGTCGGCATAGATATCGACCCCATTACCATTCCGATTGCCGACGAAAACGCGGAAATCAACGGCGTACAGGAACGTGTGCTGTTCCTCGAAGGCGCGTTGGGAGAGGTCTCCGTGCGGTTCAACGAACGCGGCGTGATGGCCTACGACGTGGTGATCGCCAATCTCTATGCCGAACTTCATGACCTGCTGGCAGGCGAGTACGCTGCTCTCCTCAGTCGTCAGGGCGGTGTGGTCATCCTGACCGGCATCCTGACCACCAAACTCCCCCTCGTGCGGGACGCCCTGAACCGCGAGGGCTTCACCGACGCGCGGGAGACGCTGGACGGGGAATGGGCGCTCGTCATCGCCCGCGCGCCGTGA